Proteins encoded together in one Lysinibacter cavernae window:
- a CDS encoding RNA polymerase sigma factor: MTEENRDSALGTHSADYSAGDMKLVSAYRDGDQAAAKELYDLYFLDALRLARASAPSLDVAEELASEAFTRVLEVIRRGKGPTDNFRQYLVKVVRNYAADYYRDSSRMQSVDNIGDYVDAEPQLNEAGLELETGESEIIHAFLRLPERWKQVIFIRDIEGRSVAECAELLGIKPPAASVLYMRARDGLRKEYVTELALVAAQAASGPCIDYAHDLARLAIGSTKRRQSSSLPQHLLTCAACRKTQANLSTMALRFTSQGIAAALTAVAGSLIVPSLAQLTTGGSATSVGTLFSVKALIGMPAMLTAGTVAVVAGGVAIANTGQGEQAAQVLSIPSATGECSVRFDQDDREGIRGTFLASNPGGDECSITYHLDGRLIGSEAMMTSDQVFAASRLGTYTITLESTKGTRSTTFVVS; the protein is encoded by the coding sequence ATGACAGAGGAAAACCGCGATAGTGCCTTAGGTACGCACTCAGCCGATTACTCGGCGGGCGATATGAAGCTTGTGAGCGCGTATCGAGACGGTGACCAAGCGGCAGCAAAAGAACTCTATGACCTGTATTTCTTGGATGCGCTGCGGCTTGCCCGCGCATCCGCCCCCAGCCTCGACGTCGCCGAAGAACTCGCAAGCGAAGCGTTTACCCGTGTACTCGAAGTAATCCGAAGGGGAAAAGGACCGACCGACAACTTCCGCCAGTATCTGGTGAAGGTTGTTCGAAACTACGCCGCTGACTACTACCGGGATTCGTCGCGTATGCAAAGCGTTGACAACATCGGCGACTATGTGGATGCCGAGCCCCAGCTCAACGAGGCCGGCCTTGAGCTCGAAACTGGCGAGAGCGAAATCATCCATGCCTTCCTCCGACTTCCTGAGCGCTGGAAGCAGGTCATCTTCATTCGAGACATAGAGGGTCGGAGCGTCGCCGAATGCGCTGAGCTGCTCGGCATTAAGCCGCCCGCCGCCAGTGTGTTGTATATGCGGGCTCGTGATGGACTCCGCAAAGAATATGTCACCGAGCTCGCGTTGGTTGCGGCGCAAGCAGCGTCGGGGCCGTGTATTGACTACGCACATGACCTCGCACGACTCGCCATCGGCAGCACAAAACGTCGGCAGTCCTCGTCACTTCCGCAGCACCTCCTCACGTGTGCTGCCTGCCGAAAGACTCAAGCAAACCTGAGCACGATGGCGCTGCGCTTCACCTCTCAGGGCATTGCAGCTGCCCTGACTGCCGTCGCGGGCTCGCTCATCGTCCCGTCGCTCGCGCAGCTCACCACCGGGGGAAGCGCAACCTCAGTTGGCACGCTTTTCAGCGTCAAAGCGCTCATTGGGATGCCGGCAATGCTCACGGCCGGAACCGTTGCCGTTGTTGCCGGAGGGGTTGCGATCGCAAACACCGGGCAGGGCGAGCAGGCAGCACAGGTGCTGAGCATCCCTTCAGCAACCGGTGAATGCTCCGTACGTTTTGACCAAGACGATCGCGAAGGCATTCGCGGCACGTTTTTAGCCTCAAACCCTGGCGGAGACGAGTGCAGCATCACGTATCACCTTGACGGCCGACTCATCGGCAGTGAGGCCATGATGACCTCAGACCAGGTCTTTGCCGCGTCCCGACTGGGCACGTACACCATCACACTTGAGTCAACGAAGGGCACACGCTCCACCACGTTTGTGGTTAGTTAG
- a CDS encoding FluC/FEX family fluoride channel has translation MSRISAAVWGAVFAGGVLGAGLRLLIHELIGSGAAVDPWPTLIVNLFGCLLLAFVAAFWQERVVRDWLKAGIRAGFIGTFTTFSALMIELFVSLYNGNVLWAIGLLVVSIGGGWVCSAWGYELGQMAAPRRQRVQS, from the coding sequence ATGTCCCGTATTTCTGCCGCCGTTTGGGGTGCGGTTTTTGCCGGGGGAGTGCTCGGCGCTGGCCTTCGGCTCCTCATCCACGAACTCATCGGAAGTGGAGCCGCTGTTGACCCGTGGCCGACCCTGATCGTGAATCTATTCGGTTGTTTGCTGCTCGCGTTTGTTGCCGCGTTCTGGCAGGAGCGCGTTGTGCGCGACTGGCTCAAAGCTGGTATTCGTGCGGGTTTCATTGGTACGTTCACAACGTTCTCGGCGCTCATGATTGAACTGTTTGTCTCCCTGTACAACGGAAACGTGCTGTGGGCGATCGGGTTGCTGGTTGTCTCGATTGGCGGTGGCTGGGTCTGCTCCGCCTGGGGGTACGAGCTCGGCCAGATGGCCGCGCCGCGGCGACAGCGGGTGCAGTCATGA
- a CDS encoding Ig-like domain-containing protein yields MSTFLGKKWGKHAAALLIVSLVAGAMSLTGALPASAAGVTSVTWSLVSDGTAPFDAEAGDGKDTGVKNGVVRTQDTVAWDMVVSAGSAGTSRFVAILPAGMVWTPQSAAGSVCNAAGGGTVTGSGTILTCNRTFDGGSFTIPVAARVGAVGNGASIIPSVTVDGGTYAASEVVKASATPKTNLAIYSSTPGGLTDPTLGMGISQVLTVYMGAPYLANNPQYFGYEALASQFTMGMDLPAGSIVKSVGTYSGGGTYAFSQASPGAPVSITANNVNTSYLNPVLDPGAGGLSPSLNVNDVRQVAAFRVTIFIPYAGNVAPDQTLFLKSQLKGFDPLSISGVSNFGPGFAPGQEPGFTCPAGFINAPHSTCSGLPYTRSSTAVVNASNSATLNGNATALMYGDYHGFSRGTEPVTVGQSFTTMNGLFNANTAEASATGAYGSVTWDPSLLTLNGAPRVVMALTGRNDAFYSAGQIPATPIPASDYELSYTDYVFANDADRKSRASFADPAITWVTDPSSLAGGINSVSSVRIKYLGEILPNRTLGVITPFTRSSGSRTAEVGAKLPWFWQFGDSTKLVKSTYNGTSADSPLGGNVQAVDALVRANFEWLEVAGQDLASAYPAGNAQRGDIVGLKLTPVVVGPVGSIDSVAKNVKATITMPNACLEPVAASLPSNVTSFTPGVPGTDCMAGTPASMILDLGSPAAPGGPAGPAPYNGHATVLDAVEFPVKVAMGIPIPTSASPTLLMESPSDNSIADISTNSQATPAAIAQDRTYQANLTVSGSSSFKSSMTATTVKPGYVGPGESITYTIAWANASTSTFLETSFVDVLPFLGDRRGTTGLVDAPVTLKSVSAAMDSAAQGNVIIEYTTDPAKDVEDAVNVVGNEHAATGVNWVKLTGSVPAGVTALRFTPENGLPPEFAGSATLEVGIPPLALSGSVNNNVATRLIAETGTNIVTSAGASRPLKSSAALIEGNVYRDLDFSKTLTAADQAWSTGANSIELRSAGQTVARVDVAADGSFSFPLVASGLYNVALVDGKHDGWEQILPNALDVQPEAQLDLTVLYQEGLNAPTLVDDTAAVSAGETVTINVTSNDSLVFPTFAGSTYSTDTVALSTAPVYGGTATLVAGGTQSKFTYAPSATWPAAFAGQTSYVDTFSYAWTNAQGERATARVNVTVYALPVATADAATVKDAVSTVDVLANDTGSSLTLGAAPTVPAGTNATVRYTAGKLEVTPTHSWAGSETTYTVPVTYSITDAQHKTASAVATITVQRPPVATGTTALGTIALGQSATADPAVLNPAALNPTTPVTILTQPAQGTASVNPDGTLTFSAGSATAGNYSFTAQFTDNLGQTLSKVYTVSVQGAPVATGASAIIALDGSHAFTAQVTTPGSITARAVTTQPIAGTVSITGNTITYAAGTAPAGTYTFAVTFTDNFGQDAVATYTVAVQAKPVVTGLTSSIIPMGDAHAFSPTVTTTGSISTVAVTTAPTGGSVSINTANEPTFTAGAAAAGDYSFTVTYTDNLGQTTAVAYTVTVQALPTATGEAATIGVGQTFTFPETVSTTGTITDRTITGQPSNGTATLAAGGLKFVAPNSAGDFATTVTYTDNVGQTVTATFTVTVLAKPVTNSPSAHIALGQSFTFSMQASSTGQIVNAVVTQAPLAGTATLTGNILTYAADSAPAGTYTTVVTYTDNVGQTATSTHTVTVHAPLAVTGETTVIIGQDGSHTFTAGVTPADDLVGVSVAAAPAAGHVTLDAAAHTASFDGANAAPGEYPFTVAYTDAYGQVTPVVYTVTIRERLTGSAQTATAGQLGTVRFDDAVTPATHITDRSITSANALGLFALDAGQVVFDTGSTETAAGVHTVQVKYTDDAGQTVTIEYSVTVQAKPVANGSTATVATGGTHTFARNVQSASTALSTNVEQPDEGSVVEDADGKLVFTAGDASVGDHTFRVTYTDEFDQAATATYTVTVQGPLVIAVESTQTIGEGKEAVFSPEITTTGTLKSTKVTSAPAGGTATVDASSGAVTYNATGATPGTYTFTVEYADNVDQVTTVTYTVTVQAKITAAGEESKAAEGGRIEFTETVTTTGTVAKREIVEQPAAGTAILGSVIYEAGNATPGKYSFVVRYTDNVGQTADATFTAIVQAKPVGKNINLTVPYGTERVIVDPVGAVTGENLQPLTAESFGQPNEGTVTLDHTGVLIFQPAAGFAGVANFTARVADDLGQSVQVAVTISVSAAPSSGHGTAPEGIAVTGGDTGSLWISAIVVLMLGAWLRLGFSSQGNTRRGKSGEDFQSEH; encoded by the coding sequence ATGAGCACATTTTTGGGGAAAAAGTGGGGCAAGCATGCTGCCGCACTGCTCATCGTTTCACTCGTTGCTGGGGCAATGTCCCTCACGGGCGCGCTCCCGGCTTCGGCTGCCGGCGTGACAAGCGTCACGTGGAGCCTCGTGTCTGACGGCACCGCGCCGTTTGATGCCGAGGCAGGCGACGGCAAAGACACCGGAGTCAAGAACGGCGTCGTGCGGACGCAGGACACCGTGGCGTGGGACATGGTTGTGAGCGCGGGTTCCGCAGGCACCTCACGATTCGTGGCGATCCTGCCGGCAGGTATGGTGTGGACTCCGCAGTCCGCAGCTGGTTCAGTCTGTAACGCGGCTGGCGGCGGAACGGTGACGGGTAGCGGCACTATCCTCACGTGCAATCGCACCTTTGACGGCGGAAGCTTCACCATCCCTGTTGCAGCACGTGTTGGCGCGGTTGGCAATGGCGCCTCAATCATCCCCTCGGTGACCGTTGACGGCGGAACGTATGCGGCATCCGAGGTAGTGAAGGCATCGGCAACACCCAAAACAAATCTCGCAATTTACTCCAGCACACCGGGTGGCCTCACTGACCCAACCCTGGGAATGGGGATCAGCCAGGTGCTTACGGTCTACATGGGCGCACCATATCTCGCCAACAATCCGCAATATTTTGGTTACGAGGCCCTCGCCTCTCAGTTCACCATGGGCATGGATTTACCCGCAGGAAGTATCGTGAAGAGCGTTGGCACGTATTCGGGTGGTGGCACCTATGCCTTCTCTCAGGCGAGCCCCGGCGCTCCAGTAAGCATTACGGCGAACAACGTCAATACCTCATATCTCAACCCGGTATTGGATCCAGGGGCTGGCGGCCTCTCGCCAAGTCTTAATGTCAACGATGTCCGTCAAGTCGCTGCGTTCAGGGTCACGATATTTATTCCCTACGCTGGAAATGTCGCGCCTGACCAAACGCTTTTCCTCAAGTCACAACTTAAGGGGTTTGACCCGCTATCAATCTCTGGAGTATCAAACTTTGGTCCAGGATTTGCACCCGGTCAAGAACCAGGTTTCACCTGCCCAGCTGGCTTCATTAACGCACCGCACAGCACATGCTCTGGCTTGCCATACACTCGGTCCTCAACTGCGGTCGTGAACGCAAGCAATTCTGCGACGCTCAACGGCAATGCCACGGCCCTGATGTACGGTGACTATCACGGTTTTTCCAGGGGGACGGAACCGGTGACCGTTGGTCAGTCATTTACTACGATGAATGGGCTCTTCAACGCGAATACTGCAGAGGCCTCCGCCACTGGCGCATACGGCAGCGTGACCTGGGACCCTTCGCTCCTGACCCTCAATGGCGCACCACGAGTTGTCATGGCGCTCACCGGACGGAATGACGCCTTCTACAGCGCTGGCCAAATTCCAGCGACACCGATTCCGGCAAGTGATTACGAACTGTCATACACCGACTATGTGTTTGCGAATGACGCTGACCGCAAGTCAAGGGCATCTTTCGCTGATCCAGCGATCACTTGGGTGACCGACCCGTCATCGTTAGCTGGCGGCATCAACTCGGTCTCTAGCGTTCGAATCAAGTATCTCGGAGAAATTCTTCCCAACCGGACACTTGGCGTTATCACTCCCTTTACACGTTCCTCCGGCAGTAGGACCGCCGAGGTTGGCGCAAAGTTGCCGTGGTTCTGGCAATTTGGTGACAGCACAAAGCTCGTGAAATCGACCTACAACGGTACGTCAGCTGACAGCCCGCTCGGTGGCAACGTGCAGGCCGTCGATGCGCTCGTTCGCGCAAACTTCGAGTGGCTCGAAGTTGCCGGTCAGGACCTTGCCTCCGCGTATCCGGCAGGCAACGCGCAGCGCGGCGATATCGTTGGGCTCAAGCTCACGCCGGTTGTTGTTGGCCCGGTCGGTTCGATCGATTCCGTCGCGAAGAACGTCAAAGCGACCATTACGATGCCAAACGCGTGCCTCGAGCCCGTTGCGGCCTCGCTGCCGAGCAACGTGACGTCGTTCACGCCAGGCGTGCCAGGCACCGATTGCATGGCCGGCACCCCCGCATCCATGATTCTGGATTTGGGCAGCCCCGCCGCTCCGGGAGGCCCTGCCGGCCCCGCGCCCTACAATGGGCACGCAACCGTCCTTGACGCCGTTGAGTTTCCGGTTAAGGTAGCGATGGGCATCCCGATCCCGACCAGCGCCAGCCCAACACTGCTCATGGAGTCCCCTTCCGACAACTCCATCGCTGATATTTCCACCAACTCGCAGGCCACCCCTGCGGCCATTGCGCAGGACCGCACCTACCAAGCGAACCTCACCGTGTCTGGTTCGTCGTCGTTCAAATCGTCGATGACGGCCACTACAGTGAAGCCTGGCTACGTTGGCCCCGGCGAGTCGATCACGTACACCATCGCGTGGGCGAACGCGTCGACGTCAACGTTCTTGGAGACCTCCTTTGTTGACGTGTTGCCGTTCCTCGGCGACCGGCGCGGAACCACGGGCCTCGTTGATGCTCCCGTGACGCTGAAGTCGGTGTCGGCGGCGATGGACAGCGCGGCGCAGGGAAACGTCATTATCGAATACACCACAGACCCTGCAAAGGACGTTGAAGACGCGGTGAATGTGGTTGGGAACGAACACGCGGCGACGGGTGTGAACTGGGTCAAACTGACCGGAAGTGTCCCCGCCGGAGTGACGGCGCTTCGCTTCACCCCCGAAAACGGTTTGCCGCCTGAGTTCGCCGGCAGTGCAACGCTTGAGGTGGGGATTCCGCCGCTGGCGCTTTCCGGCTCGGTCAACAACAACGTGGCCACGAGACTCATCGCAGAAACCGGCACAAACATCGTGACCTCTGCTGGTGCCTCGCGCCCGCTGAAATCATCCGCAGCGCTCATTGAGGGCAACGTCTATCGCGACCTTGACTTCTCCAAGACACTCACCGCCGCCGACCAGGCGTGGTCGACTGGTGCGAACAGCATTGAGTTGCGCAGCGCCGGGCAAACGGTCGCGAGGGTGGATGTTGCCGCCGACGGCTCGTTCAGCTTTCCGCTTGTCGCATCAGGGCTGTATAACGTGGCGCTCGTTGATGGGAAACACGATGGCTGGGAGCAGATCCTGCCAAATGCCCTCGATGTTCAGCCTGAAGCTCAGCTCGATCTCACTGTGCTCTACCAGGAAGGGCTCAACGCTCCGACCCTCGTGGATGACACGGCCGCTGTTTCTGCTGGCGAAACGGTCACCATCAACGTAACAAGCAACGACTCGCTCGTGTTCCCGACCTTTGCGGGCAGCACGTACAGCACAGACACCGTCGCGCTGTCCACCGCACCCGTATACGGCGGCACCGCTACCCTAGTCGCAGGTGGCACACAGTCGAAGTTCACCTATGCCCCGTCGGCAACCTGGCCAGCCGCATTTGCCGGACAAACCTCGTATGTTGACACGTTTTCCTACGCTTGGACAAACGCACAGGGCGAGCGGGCAACCGCACGCGTCAACGTCACGGTTTACGCGCTCCCCGTCGCCACGGCAGATGCCGCAACGGTGAAGGATGCCGTATCGACGGTTGATGTCCTCGCAAACGACACCGGCAGTTCCCTGACGCTTGGCGCGGCACCAACCGTGCCAGCAGGAACAAACGCGACCGTTCGCTACACCGCAGGCAAACTCGAAGTGACCCCAACACACAGCTGGGCAGGATCAGAGACAACCTACACCGTGCCGGTCACCTATTCGATCACGGATGCGCAGCACAAAACGGCCTCCGCCGTGGCAACGATTACCGTGCAACGCCCACCGGTTGCCACGGGAACAACGGCGCTGGGAACCATTGCGCTCGGACAGTCGGCAACGGCTGATCCTGCCGTACTGAACCCAGCAGCCCTCAACCCGACCACGCCGGTCACGATCCTGACGCAACCAGCGCAGGGCACAGCATCCGTCAACCCCGACGGCACGCTCACCTTCAGCGCGGGCAGCGCGACGGCAGGGAACTACTCCTTTACCGCGCAGTTCACCGATAACCTCGGACAAACCCTTTCCAAGGTCTACACGGTCAGTGTGCAGGGCGCTCCCGTTGCCACGGGCGCAAGCGCAATCATCGCGCTTGACGGCTCCCACGCCTTCACAGCCCAGGTTACGACTCCCGGCAGCATCACCGCACGGGCCGTCACCACACAACCAATCGCGGGAACCGTCTCGATTACCGGAAACACGATCACGTACGCGGCGGGCACGGCCCCGGCCGGAACCTACACCTTTGCGGTGACGTTCACCGATAACTTCGGGCAGGATGCCGTCGCAACCTACACCGTTGCAGTGCAGGCAAAACCGGTTGTCACGGGCCTCACCAGCAGCATCATCCCGATGGGCGACGCACACGCCTTCTCGCCGACGGTAACCACGACCGGAAGCATCAGCACCGTCGCCGTCACCACCGCGCCAACTGGCGGCAGCGTATCCATTAACACCGCAAACGAGCCGACGTTCACCGCCGGTGCCGCGGCCGCCGGGGACTACTCGTTCACGGTGACGTACACCGACAACCTTGGTCAAACCACGGCGGTGGCCTACACCGTGACGGTGCAGGCCCTCCCCACCGCAACCGGCGAAGCCGCAACGATCGGCGTTGGGCAGACATTCACCTTCCCCGAAACGGTCAGCACCACGGGAACAATCACGGATCGCACGATCACGGGGCAGCCGTCGAATGGCACGGCAACCCTTGCCGCTGGCGGCCTGAAATTTGTTGCCCCCAACAGTGCAGGCGACTTTGCCACCACCGTGACCTACACCGATAACGTCGGCCAAACGGTCACCGCCACCTTCACGGTGACGGTTCTGGCGAAGCCGGTAACCAACAGCCCGTCGGCACATATCGCGCTTGGCCAGTCCTTCACGTTCAGCATGCAGGCAAGCAGCACGGGACAGATTGTGAATGCTGTCGTTACCCAGGCGCCACTGGCCGGCACGGCGACCCTCACCGGCAACATCCTGACGTATGCGGCGGATTCCGCCCCGGCAGGGACCTACACAACCGTCGTCACCTACACCGACAACGTTGGCCAAACCGCAACCTCAACCCACACGGTGACCGTGCACGCACCTCTCGCGGTGACCGGAGAAACGACAGTCATCATTGGTCAAGACGGCAGCCACACCTTCACCGCGGGCGTGACACCGGCCGACGACCTGGTTGGCGTCAGCGTCGCGGCGGCCCCCGCTGCCGGTCACGTCACCCTCGATGCTGCCGCACACACGGCATCCTTCGACGGCGCGAATGCGGCCCCAGGCGAGTACCCCTTCACCGTTGCCTACACCGATGCCTACGGACAGGTCACACCCGTCGTCTACACCGTCACCATCCGTGAACGCCTCACCGGCAGCGCCCAAACCGCCACCGCCGGCCAGCTCGGCACGGTGCGATTTGACGACGCCGTAACCCCGGCAACACACATCACTGACCGCTCCATCACCTCAGCAAACGCGTTGGGACTGTTTGCGCTCGACGCCGGCCAGGTGGTCTTTGACACCGGCAGCACCGAAACGGCGGCAGGAGTCCACACCGTGCAGGTGAAGTACACGGACGACGCCGGGCAAACCGTCACGATCGAGTACAGCGTGACGGTGCAGGCAAAACCGGTCGCGAACGGCTCAACGGCCACCGTCGCAACCGGTGGAACCCACACCTTCGCGCGCAACGTCCAGAGCGCATCAACAGCACTCAGCACCAACGTCGAGCAGCCAGATGAAGGCAGTGTCGTCGAGGATGCCGACGGCAAGCTGGTCTTTACCGCCGGCGACGCCTCCGTCGGGGACCACACCTTCCGCGTGACCTACACGGACGAGTTTGACCAAGCAGCGACGGCAACCTACACCGTCACCGTCCAGGGACCACTCGTCATCGCCGTGGAATCAACCCAAACCATCGGTGAAGGCAAGGAAGCAGTCTTCAGCCCAGAAATCACCACAACAGGGACACTGAAGAGCACCAAGGTCACCTCCGCCCCAGCTGGCGGCACAGCAACGGTGGATGCCTCATCCGGCGCTGTCACCTACAACGCCACCGGCGCAACACCCGGAACGTACACGTTCACGGTGGAATACGCCGACAACGTCGACCAGGTCACCACCGTGACCTACACCGTCACGGTGCAGGCAAAGATCACCGCGGCCGGCGAAGAATCAAAGGCAGCAGAAGGCGGACGAATCGAGTTCACCGAAACCGTCACCACAACGGGAACCGTCGCCAAGCGCGAAATCGTTGAACAACCAGCAGCAGGCACCGCCATCCTCGGTTCGGTCATTTACGAAGCAGGAAACGCAACACCCGGCAAATACTCCTTCGTTGTCCGTTACACCGACAACGTCGGACAAACCGCCGACGCTACCTTCACCGCGATTGTGCAGGCAAAGCCGGTCGGCAAAAATATCAACCTCACGGTGCCATACGGCACCGAACGAGTCATCGTTGACCCTGTCGGCGCGGTCACGGGTGAGAACCTGCAGCCTCTCACGGCGGAATCGTTTGGCCAGCCGAATGAGGGAACGGTCACGCTTGATCACACGGGTGTGCTGATCTTCCAGCCCGCGGCAGGGTTTGCGGGAGTTGCGAATTTCACCGCGCGGGTGGCGGATGATCTTGGGCAGTCGGTCCAGGTTGCGGTCACGATCTCCGTGTCCGCAGCCCCAAGCAGCGGACACGGAACGGCGCCAGAAGGAATCGCAGTGACCGGCGGAGACACTGGTTCGCTCTGGATCTCAGCGATCGTCGTGCTCATGCTCGGCGCGTGGCTGCGGCTCGGCTTCTCCTCACAGGGGAACACGCGACGCGGGAAGTCCGGGGAGGACTTCCAGAGCGAGCACTAG
- a CDS encoding FluC/FEX family fluoride channel, which yields MTPVVMIGIVLLGGVAAVARFALATWLPATSRSYARRSSRKRGELPISWGIVVANVIGSAVAGLALGLYFGQSISQGTFFLLSIGVAGGLSTFSTLIGDSHGMLREKNSRAALGNVLVNVVAGLGAAALAFWVSFAF from the coding sequence ATGACCCCGGTAGTGATGATTGGTATCGTGCTGCTCGGCGGAGTCGCCGCAGTTGCCCGATTTGCGCTTGCCACCTGGCTCCCCGCAACGAGTCGCTCATACGCTCGACGCTCATCGCGCAAGCGCGGCGAGCTCCCCATCTCGTGGGGCATCGTTGTGGCAAACGTCATCGGCTCGGCCGTCGCTGGCCTCGCTCTTGGGCTGTATTTTGGGCAGAGCATTTCCCAAGGCACCTTCTTTCTGCTTTCCATCGGAGTGGCCGGCGGGCTCAGTACCTTCAGCACGCTCATCGGCGATTCGCACGGGATGCTTCGCGAAAAGAACTCGCGCGCCGCACTCGGCAATGTGCTGGTCAACGTCGTTGCCGGACTCGGTGCCGCAGCGCTCGCCTTCTGGGTATCGTTCGCGTTCTAA
- a CDS encoding amino acid permease has translation MSLFRTKSIQDSLNDTFEEGRTLKRTLGPWDLAIMGVAVAVGAGIFSVGAKAAGSFAGPSVVLSFVLAAATCFLAIMCYAEFASSVPVAGSAYTFTYATLGELLAWIIGWDLILEMLTAAAVIAKYWGIYLSNVFDYWNWDIPSTINVLGLDVSWGAFVIVAIFTALLIAGTKLSARVSNVFTVIKVAIVVFVVIVGFFYVNPANYVPFIPEAQPVTGSDTAVWEQSLFSFVSGAAPSQYGVFGLLAAASLVFFAFVGFDVVATSAEEVKNPQKNLPKGIFWGLGIVTVLYILVSLVITGMVSYKDLAAAGGDASLDLAFKLVGAEWAGQIISIGILVGLTTVIMVLLLGLARVIFAMSRDGLLPRMLSKTGANTHTPIRTQVICGLVVALIAGLTDVGVLEEMINIGTLSAFVLVSLGIIVLRKKNPRVKGAFRVPFSPYVPILSAALCLWLMFNLTTLTWVRFLVWLALGFVIYFTYSRRNSVLGKKLKAEAAAAAASAGAPGTSAPGTSATGNVSTGTIQTGASSGGTSSAGASSAEASSVEGSPVEGPSDETDTRDR, from the coding sequence ATGAGTCTCTTCCGCACAAAGAGCATCCAAGACTCCCTCAACGACACATTCGAAGAGGGGCGAACGCTCAAACGCACTCTCGGCCCGTGGGACCTCGCAATCATGGGCGTCGCCGTTGCGGTTGGTGCCGGTATCTTTTCTGTTGGAGCAAAAGCCGCTGGGTCGTTTGCAGGGCCATCAGTTGTGCTGTCCTTTGTTCTCGCAGCCGCCACCTGCTTCCTCGCAATCATGTGTTACGCCGAATTTGCGTCAAGCGTTCCCGTCGCTGGGTCGGCCTACACCTTTACGTACGCCACCCTCGGCGAATTACTGGCCTGGATTATTGGCTGGGACCTCATCCTTGAAATGCTGACCGCGGCAGCCGTTATCGCTAAATACTGGGGAATCTACCTCAGCAACGTCTTCGACTACTGGAACTGGGATATCCCGAGCACCATCAACGTTCTTGGCCTCGATGTGAGCTGGGGCGCCTTTGTGATCGTCGCGATCTTTACCGCGTTGCTCATCGCCGGAACAAAGCTCTCGGCCCGCGTCTCGAACGTGTTCACCGTGATTAAGGTTGCCATCGTTGTATTCGTCGTCATCGTTGGATTCTTCTATGTGAACCCCGCAAACTACGTTCCCTTCATCCCAGAAGCCCAGCCTGTCACGGGCAGCGACACGGCCGTGTGGGAGCAATCGCTGTTCTCGTTTGTCTCTGGAGCTGCGCCGAGCCAGTACGGTGTGTTTGGGCTGCTTGCGGCGGCCTCGCTTGTGTTCTTTGCCTTTGTTGGATTCGACGTGGTGGCCACAAGCGCCGAAGAAGTCAAGAACCCGCAGAAGAACCTGCCGAAGGGAATCTTCTGGGGACTCGGCATCGTGACGGTGCTCTACATCCTTGTCTCACTCGTGATTACCGGCATGGTCTCCTACAAAGACCTGGCAGCGGCCGGAGGGGATGCCTCGCTTGACCTCGCGTTTAAGCTGGTCGGTGCCGAATGGGCCGGCCAGATTATCTCTATCGGTATTCTTGTTGGGCTCACAACGGTCATCATGGTGCTGCTGCTCGGACTTGCCCGAGTGATCTTCGCCATGAGCCGCGACGGGCTGCTGCCTCGGATGCTGAGCAAGACTGGCGCGAACACCCACACACCCATCCGCACGCAGGTGATTTGTGGACTCGTTGTTGCCCTCATCGCGGGCCTCACCGACGTCGGCGTGCTCGAAGAGATGATCAACATCGGCACGCTTTCCGCATTTGTGCTCGTGAGCCTTGGCATTATTGTGCTTCGCAAGAAGAACCCCCGAGTGAAGGGGGCCTTCCGCGTGCCGTTCTCACCCTACGTCCCGATCCTGTCGGCCGCGCTCTGTTTGTGGCTCATGTTCAACCTCACCACGCTCACCTGGGTGCGGTTCCTCGTATGGCTCGCACTCGGCTTTGTCATCTACTTCACCTACAGTCGACGCAACTCGGTGCTTGGGAAGAAACTCAAGGCCGAGGCTGCCGCGGCAGCAGCCTCAGCTGGGGCACCCGGGACCTCGGCACCCGGGACCTCGGCGACGGGGAATGTCTCGACGGGGACTATCCAGACGGGGGCATCCTCTGGAGGGACTTCCTCAGCAGGGGCTTCCTCTGCCGAGGCGTCTTCGGTTGAGGGATCTCCGGTTGAGGGGCCCTCAGACGAGACCGATACCCGCGACCGCTAA